The following coding sequences lie in one Danio rerio strain Tuebingen ecotype United States chromosome 3, GRCz12tu, whole genome shotgun sequence genomic window:
- the cramp1 gene encoding protein cramped-like isoform X1 — protein sequence MVKRKKTPSASEELENGMTVGQGGGSGVEGPSKPDRKPEGGEDGESADQASEETSTKRVGEETLNPSSTASPGSAPTPSTQTSSPPGPQVNPTALSPGLAVPNNQDQHHFLRSSVRPPSKRIRKDASSPALNGHGGAKAKGAEAGPSVCVAAAAGSAGGSGAGGTSRSAPKGQGPAEKEEGGSQKRVRRQWESWSTEDKNSFFEGLYEHGKDFEAIQNNIALKYKKKGKPASMVKNKEQVRHFYYRTWHKISKHIDFNNVYSRVLKKSSQELYGLICYAELRKKVGGLMDDKNVAKLNELIQQGATTVRSKGRNLRIKAPMCRALKKICDPDGVSDEEDQKPVRLPLKVAVELQPRSNHSWARVQSLAHNPRLRMVIELHRKVSTLIEFLKQKWAVQDQRIRKSLAEREALDGLAQSSESEELFLFPAESSTVTALPGVARVVHSKASCTVHWQESGRGRTGIRDLPAAHILGIQPARGKSGKPGPVGGDSKRTDGHPVEGSDSSSTSAAGLETSANPNVNTTSPVSPTITSLLPIGPEGNPAGSAEQEPASQTQTDAGGGDKQIETVTQGDPASSEGRTDEPGTAGGVASEKALPQSEAQGRVEEVVGTGRSPQQIREEGWSSQVSENVTLAELYLMLGKPGKLQLEYEWQSKPNPPSVLPNSQNVLRCLLRLVSSEVNPKPTPEVCSVGTSPLKSGQEESSVTPPGRTPAGANRSPSWGRQQHAARSKILLNNPGGRNLPRSLLASGGDSEGFAVPTTLPPNSSRQSRMFSPNKEAELAFRQQLDSISSDIFSKQRKIGRGRPLRKPLVVQRTLLPRTAGDTSPHVCSFSILSNSSATGTGSFRPIQTRLAPNRQPSSKASSSTGSPAPVTQLSSAIDLAAKSAGIIPGSPCREVEAPSIDKAIVESEDAMGSAPAAPEMEPDILDQEPSEESLQNGVSPPSPGGGESLLAPPSVASLLDISLPGPPEESLPSGEPQTQISDSIIELAINSHYGDGSLLSPPKLNGSDRSKLLPSSCDSWMPSPTHDPQWYPNDSTDSSLGCLLSSLASPDKTRRTALPPSSSTALLGPSLLDSNSHDCFQSRGLPDAAEVDTQLACMMSESSVDYIARFNDLAQELSVTETTLPPPHGD from the exons ATGGTGAAGAGAAAGAAGACGCCGTCCGCGTCCGAAGAGCTCGAGAATGG GATGACAGTGGGCCAAGGGGGCGGTTCGGGAGTCGAGGGGCCGAGCAAACCGGACCGAAAGCCCGAAGGAGGCGAGGATGGAGAGAGCGCAGATCAGGCGAGCGAGGAGACGAGTACAAAGAGAGTCGGAGAGGAAACACTTAATCCATCCAGCACGGCCAGCCCCGGTTCGGCTCCCACTCCTTCCACACAAACGTCAAGCCCACCCGGACCACAGGTGAACCCGACAGCTCTTTCTCCGGGGCTGGCCGTCCCGAACAACCAGGACCAGCATCATTTTCTCCGCTCCAGTGTGCGACCTCCGAGCAAGCGGATACGGAAAGATGCCTCGTCCCCGGCGCTGAACGGTCACGGCGGTGCGAAAGCGAAAG GTGCAGAAGCAGGTCCCTCTGTGTGCGTGGCAGCCGCTGCAGGTTCAGCTGGAGGCTCTGGGGCAGGTGGGACATCCAGATCGGCCCCAAAGGGCCAGGGCCCTGCAGAGAAGGAGGAAGGGGGGAGTCAGAAACGAGTGCGCAGACAGTGGGAGTCCTGGAGCACGGAGGACAAGAACAGCTTTTTTGAAGGACTTTATGAG CATGGGAAGGACTTCGAAGCTATTCAGAACAACATTGCTCTTAAATATAAGAAGAAGGGAAAGCCTGCAAGTATGGTGAAGAACAAGGAGCAGGTGCGCCATTTCTACTACCGGACTTGGCACAAGATCTCAAAACACATCGATTTCAACAATG TGTATTCACGTGTGCTGAAAAAGTCCTCTCAGGAGCTCTATGGCCTCATCTGTTATGCTGAACTCAGGAAGAAGGTTGGAGGAT TGATGGATGACAAAAACGTGGCCAAACTAAATGAGCTTATCCAACAGGG GGCCACCACAGTGCGTTCCAAAGGCAGAAACCTGAGGATCAAAGCTCCCATGTGCCGCGCACTGAAGAAAATCTGCGACCCTGATG GTGTGAGTGATGAGGAGGATCAGAAGCCTGTACGTTTACCCTTGAAAGTGGCCGTGGAACTTCAACCCCGGAGCAATCACTCTTGGGCTCGGGTTCAGAGTCTAGCCCATAATCCTCGGCTCAG gatGGTCATCGAATTGCACCGGAAGGTCTCCACTCTTATTGAATTCCTGAAGCAAAAGTGGGCCGTCCAAGATCAGCGAATT CGCAAGAGCTTGGCAGAACGAGAAGCTCTTGATGGCCTGGCCCAGTCTAGCGAGTCCGAGGAGCTGTTCTTGTTTCCAGCAGAGAGCAGCACAGTTACTGCTTTGCCTGGTGTTGCTCGAGTCGTGCACTCAAAAGCTTCCTGCACGGTACATTGGCAGGAGAGTGGACGAGGACGGACGGGTATTAGAGACTTGCCTGCCGCTCACATTCTGGGAATTCAGCCTGCTAGAGGAAAATCTGGCAAGCCTGGCCCAGTAGGAGGAGACTCGAAAAGAACCGACGGACATCCCGTTGAAGGTTCTGATAGTAGTAGCACTTCAGCTGCCGGTTTAGAGACCAGTGCAAATCCAAACGTGAACACTACCTCTCCAGTCAGTCCAACCATCACTTCATTGCTGCCCATTGGCCCTGAGGGAAATCCAGCAGGGTCTGCAGAGCAAGAGCCTGCAAGTCAGACTCAGACCGATGCTGGTGGGGGGGACAAACAAATTGAGACTGTCACTCAGGGAGACCCCGCCTCTTCAGAGGGCCGGACGGATGAGCCTGGAACAGCAGGAGGGGTTGCGTCAGAAAAAGCACTGCCACAATCAGAAGCTCAAGGACGTGTTGAGGAAGTGGTCGGGACTGGACGATCTCCTCAACAGATCCGAGAGGAAGGCTGGAGCTCACAGGTCTCTGAGAATGTGACGCTGGCAGAACTCTACCTCATGCTGGGCAAGCCAGGGAAACTACAACTGGAGTATGAATGGCAGTCCAAGCCAAACCCCCCCTCAGTTCTACCCAACTCTCAAAATGTGCTTCGGTGTCTCCTGAGGCTTGTGTCATCAGAGGTCAACCCTAAACCT ACCCCAGAGGTGTGTTCAGTTGGTACTTCACCACTCAAGTCAGGTCAAGAGGAGTCATCTGTGACTCCTCCAGGCAGGACTCCAGCTGGGGCCAACCGCAGTCCTAGCTGGGGTCGACAGCAGCATGCAGCACGCTCAAAAATACTTCTGAACAATCCAG GTGGAAGGAACCTGCCGCGCTCATTGCTGGCCTCCGGAGGAGACAGTGAAGGGTTTGCTGTCCCGACGACCCTGCCTCCAAACAGCTCCCGTCAATCACGGATGTTCTCCCCTAATAAGGAGGCAGAGCTCGCTTTTCGCCAACAGCTGGACTCCATCAGT TCAGATATATTTTCGAAGCAGCGGAAAATAGGGAGGGGTCGTCCACTGAGGAAACCTCTGGTGGTTCAG AGAACATTGCTGCCACGAACAGCAGGAGACACCTCGCCTCATGTGTGCTCCTTCTCCATCCTCTCAAATTCATCTGCTACAG GCACTGGATCTTTTCGTCCGATACAAACACGTCTTGCCCCAAACCGCCAACCCTCCTCAAAAGCATCATCCTCTACCGGTAGTCCTGCACCTGTTACTCAGCTCTCCA GTGCAATTGATCTGGCAGCAAAATCTGCAGGCATTATCCCTGGCAGTCCCTGTCGTGAAGTAGAGGCCCCTAGTATAGACAAGGCCATTGTGGAGTCTGAGGACGCCATGGGCTCTGCACCTGCAGCACCTGAGATGGAGCCTGATATACTGGACCAGGAGCCTTCTGAG GAATCCCTGCAGAATGGCGTTTCTCCACCATCACCAGGAGGCGGAGAGTCTCTTTTAGCCCCACCTAGTGTTGCCTCCCTACTGGATATCTCCCTGCCAGGCCCCCCAGAGGAGTCTCTTCCTTCTGGAGAGCCACAAACTCAAATTAGCGACTCCATTATTGAGCTCGCCATCAACTCGCACTATG GAGATGGATCATTGCTCTCACCTCCTAAGCTGAATGGGAGTGATAGATCTAAGCTCCTTCCCTCTTCATGTGACAGCTGGATGCCGTCCCCCACTCACGACCCTCAGTGGTACCCCAATGACTCTACGGATTCAAGCCTGGGCTGTCTGCTCT CAAGTCTGGCATCTCCTGATAAGACGAGAAGGACAGCCCTGCCCCCATCCAGTAGCACAGCCTTACTTGGGCCCAGTTTACTAGACAGCAACTCCCACGATTGTTTTCAGTCCCGCGGCCTGCCGGACGCAGCCGAG
- the cramp1 gene encoding protein cramped-like isoform X2, which produces MTVGQGGGSGVEGPSKPDRKPEGGEDGESADQASEETSTKRVGEETLNPSSTASPGSAPTPSTQTSSPPGPQVNPTALSPGLAVPNNQDQHHFLRSSVRPPSKRIRKDASSPALNGHGGAKAKGAEAGPSVCVAAAAGSAGGSGAGGTSRSAPKGQGPAEKEEGGSQKRVRRQWESWSTEDKNSFFEGLYEHGKDFEAIQNNIALKYKKKGKPASMVKNKEQVRHFYYRTWHKISKHIDFNNVYSRVLKKSSQELYGLICYAELRKKVGGLMDDKNVAKLNELIQQGATTVRSKGRNLRIKAPMCRALKKICDPDGVSDEEDQKPVRLPLKVAVELQPRSNHSWARVQSLAHNPRLRMVIELHRKVSTLIEFLKQKWAVQDQRIRKSLAEREALDGLAQSSESEELFLFPAESSTVTALPGVARVVHSKASCTVHWQESGRGRTGIRDLPAAHILGIQPARGKSGKPGPVGGDSKRTDGHPVEGSDSSSTSAAGLETSANPNVNTTSPVSPTITSLLPIGPEGNPAGSAEQEPASQTQTDAGGGDKQIETVTQGDPASSEGRTDEPGTAGGVASEKALPQSEAQGRVEEVVGTGRSPQQIREEGWSSQVSENVTLAELYLMLGKPGKLQLEYEWQSKPNPPSVLPNSQNVLRCLLRLVSSEVNPKPTPEVCSVGTSPLKSGQEESSVTPPGRTPAGANRSPSWGRQQHAARSKILLNNPGGRNLPRSLLASGGDSEGFAVPTTLPPNSSRQSRMFSPNKEAELAFRQQLDSISSDIFSKQRKIGRGRPLRKPLVVQRTLLPRTAGDTSPHVCSFSILSNSSATGTGSFRPIQTRLAPNRQPSSKASSSTGSPAPVTQLSSAIDLAAKSAGIIPGSPCREVEAPSIDKAIVESEDAMGSAPAAPEMEPDILDQEPSEESLQNGVSPPSPGGGESLLAPPSVASLLDISLPGPPEESLPSGEPQTQISDSIIELAINSHYGDGSLLSPPKLNGSDRSKLLPSSCDSWMPSPTHDPQWYPNDSTDSSLGCLLSSLASPDKTRRTALPPSSSTALLGPSLLDSNSHDCFQSRGLPDAAEVDTQLACMMSESSVDYIARFNDLAQELSVTETTLPPPHGD; this is translated from the exons ATGACAGTGGGCCAAGGGGGCGGTTCGGGAGTCGAGGGGCCGAGCAAACCGGACCGAAAGCCCGAAGGAGGCGAGGATGGAGAGAGCGCAGATCAGGCGAGCGAGGAGACGAGTACAAAGAGAGTCGGAGAGGAAACACTTAATCCATCCAGCACGGCCAGCCCCGGTTCGGCTCCCACTCCTTCCACACAAACGTCAAGCCCACCCGGACCACAGGTGAACCCGACAGCTCTTTCTCCGGGGCTGGCCGTCCCGAACAACCAGGACCAGCATCATTTTCTCCGCTCCAGTGTGCGACCTCCGAGCAAGCGGATACGGAAAGATGCCTCGTCCCCGGCGCTGAACGGTCACGGCGGTGCGAAAGCGAAAG GTGCAGAAGCAGGTCCCTCTGTGTGCGTGGCAGCCGCTGCAGGTTCAGCTGGAGGCTCTGGGGCAGGTGGGACATCCAGATCGGCCCCAAAGGGCCAGGGCCCTGCAGAGAAGGAGGAAGGGGGGAGTCAGAAACGAGTGCGCAGACAGTGGGAGTCCTGGAGCACGGAGGACAAGAACAGCTTTTTTGAAGGACTTTATGAG CATGGGAAGGACTTCGAAGCTATTCAGAACAACATTGCTCTTAAATATAAGAAGAAGGGAAAGCCTGCAAGTATGGTGAAGAACAAGGAGCAGGTGCGCCATTTCTACTACCGGACTTGGCACAAGATCTCAAAACACATCGATTTCAACAATG TGTATTCACGTGTGCTGAAAAAGTCCTCTCAGGAGCTCTATGGCCTCATCTGTTATGCTGAACTCAGGAAGAAGGTTGGAGGAT TGATGGATGACAAAAACGTGGCCAAACTAAATGAGCTTATCCAACAGGG GGCCACCACAGTGCGTTCCAAAGGCAGAAACCTGAGGATCAAAGCTCCCATGTGCCGCGCACTGAAGAAAATCTGCGACCCTGATG GTGTGAGTGATGAGGAGGATCAGAAGCCTGTACGTTTACCCTTGAAAGTGGCCGTGGAACTTCAACCCCGGAGCAATCACTCTTGGGCTCGGGTTCAGAGTCTAGCCCATAATCCTCGGCTCAG gatGGTCATCGAATTGCACCGGAAGGTCTCCACTCTTATTGAATTCCTGAAGCAAAAGTGGGCCGTCCAAGATCAGCGAATT CGCAAGAGCTTGGCAGAACGAGAAGCTCTTGATGGCCTGGCCCAGTCTAGCGAGTCCGAGGAGCTGTTCTTGTTTCCAGCAGAGAGCAGCACAGTTACTGCTTTGCCTGGTGTTGCTCGAGTCGTGCACTCAAAAGCTTCCTGCACGGTACATTGGCAGGAGAGTGGACGAGGACGGACGGGTATTAGAGACTTGCCTGCCGCTCACATTCTGGGAATTCAGCCTGCTAGAGGAAAATCTGGCAAGCCTGGCCCAGTAGGAGGAGACTCGAAAAGAACCGACGGACATCCCGTTGAAGGTTCTGATAGTAGTAGCACTTCAGCTGCCGGTTTAGAGACCAGTGCAAATCCAAACGTGAACACTACCTCTCCAGTCAGTCCAACCATCACTTCATTGCTGCCCATTGGCCCTGAGGGAAATCCAGCAGGGTCTGCAGAGCAAGAGCCTGCAAGTCAGACTCAGACCGATGCTGGTGGGGGGGACAAACAAATTGAGACTGTCACTCAGGGAGACCCCGCCTCTTCAGAGGGCCGGACGGATGAGCCTGGAACAGCAGGAGGGGTTGCGTCAGAAAAAGCACTGCCACAATCAGAAGCTCAAGGACGTGTTGAGGAAGTGGTCGGGACTGGACGATCTCCTCAACAGATCCGAGAGGAAGGCTGGAGCTCACAGGTCTCTGAGAATGTGACGCTGGCAGAACTCTACCTCATGCTGGGCAAGCCAGGGAAACTACAACTGGAGTATGAATGGCAGTCCAAGCCAAACCCCCCCTCAGTTCTACCCAACTCTCAAAATGTGCTTCGGTGTCTCCTGAGGCTTGTGTCATCAGAGGTCAACCCTAAACCT ACCCCAGAGGTGTGTTCAGTTGGTACTTCACCACTCAAGTCAGGTCAAGAGGAGTCATCTGTGACTCCTCCAGGCAGGACTCCAGCTGGGGCCAACCGCAGTCCTAGCTGGGGTCGACAGCAGCATGCAGCACGCTCAAAAATACTTCTGAACAATCCAG GTGGAAGGAACCTGCCGCGCTCATTGCTGGCCTCCGGAGGAGACAGTGAAGGGTTTGCTGTCCCGACGACCCTGCCTCCAAACAGCTCCCGTCAATCACGGATGTTCTCCCCTAATAAGGAGGCAGAGCTCGCTTTTCGCCAACAGCTGGACTCCATCAGT TCAGATATATTTTCGAAGCAGCGGAAAATAGGGAGGGGTCGTCCACTGAGGAAACCTCTGGTGGTTCAG AGAACATTGCTGCCACGAACAGCAGGAGACACCTCGCCTCATGTGTGCTCCTTCTCCATCCTCTCAAATTCATCTGCTACAG GCACTGGATCTTTTCGTCCGATACAAACACGTCTTGCCCCAAACCGCCAACCCTCCTCAAAAGCATCATCCTCTACCGGTAGTCCTGCACCTGTTACTCAGCTCTCCA GTGCAATTGATCTGGCAGCAAAATCTGCAGGCATTATCCCTGGCAGTCCCTGTCGTGAAGTAGAGGCCCCTAGTATAGACAAGGCCATTGTGGAGTCTGAGGACGCCATGGGCTCTGCACCTGCAGCACCTGAGATGGAGCCTGATATACTGGACCAGGAGCCTTCTGAG GAATCCCTGCAGAATGGCGTTTCTCCACCATCACCAGGAGGCGGAGAGTCTCTTTTAGCCCCACCTAGTGTTGCCTCCCTACTGGATATCTCCCTGCCAGGCCCCCCAGAGGAGTCTCTTCCTTCTGGAGAGCCACAAACTCAAATTAGCGACTCCATTATTGAGCTCGCCATCAACTCGCACTATG GAGATGGATCATTGCTCTCACCTCCTAAGCTGAATGGGAGTGATAGATCTAAGCTCCTTCCCTCTTCATGTGACAGCTGGATGCCGTCCCCCACTCACGACCCTCAGTGGTACCCCAATGACTCTACGGATTCAAGCCTGGGCTGTCTGCTCT CAAGTCTGGCATCTCCTGATAAGACGAGAAGGACAGCCCTGCCCCCATCCAGTAGCACAGCCTTACTTGGGCCCAGTTTACTAGACAGCAACTCCCACGATTGTTTTCAGTCCCGCGGCCTGCCGGACGCAGCCGAG